A genomic segment from Andrena cerasifolii isolate SP2316 chromosome 7, iyAndCera1_principal, whole genome shotgun sequence encodes:
- the LOC143371308 gene encoding bifunctional peptidase and arginyl-hydroxylase JMJD5, with protein MCNYTFTTNLIPWDSLEENSQNCLPVEMKRHLMTILKRLKNLTGNETDLPKKWIESSLILLEACLDRTWETLNSGYWQSVPIEYRYCYSLCSILKVVLLEFQYSIDTKDLAKNASLSKNTVQQIDKGILLGAPLPNMLRLLPRIASKLNNDCTVEMLASNDLSINSINFPDSALPGFSKVAHYTEPSMELFYKEIFMPKVPALLKDCINHWEALRRWQDLKYLNKVAGNRTVPIEIGSRYTDEDWTQQLLSFSEFLQKHVLAKDNRVGYLAQHQLFEQVPELKDDFTIPEYCNFTDNDEVEPPDINAWFGPGGTISPLHFDPKNNLLCQVFGYKKVILYSPEDSPNLYPYDTRLLNNTAQVDPLNPDYKKWPNFINAKGFMAYLKPSDILFIPPKWWHHVSALTPSFSISFWWN; from the exons atgtgcAATTATACCTTTACTACAAATCTAATTCCTTGGGACTCATTAGAGGAAAATTCGCAGAATTGTTTACCCGTTGAAATGAAAAGACATTTAATGACAATTCTGAAAAGATTAAAGAATCTCACTGGAAACGAGAC GGATTTGCCAAAAAAATGGATAGAAAGTTCATTGATTCTGCTTGAAGCATGTTTGGATAGAACATGGGAAACATTAAATTCTGGGTATTGGCAGTCGGTTCCAATAGAATATcgatattgttattcattgtgctccattttaaag GTAGTATTACTGGAATTTCAATACAGCATTGATACCAAAGACCTCGCAAAGAATGCTTCTTTGTCCAAAAACACTGTTCAACAAATTGATAAAGGTATTTTATTGGGAGCACCTCTTCCGAATATGCTTCGTTTGTTACCAAGAATCGCTTCGAAACTGAATAATGATTGTACAG tggAAATGCTGGCCTCGAATGACTTGTCTATTAATTCTATAAACTTCCCTGACTCCGCACTTCCTGGATTTAGCAAAGTTGCCCATTACACTGAACCATCGATGGAGTTATTTTATAAAGAGATATTCATGCCAAAAGTTCCAGCATTATTGAAAG ATTGTATTAATCATTGGGAAGCCCTACGACGATGGCAAGATTTAAAGTATTTGAATAAAGTAGCTGGAAATCGTACAGTACCGATTGAAATAGGATCGCGTTATACCGATGAAGATTGGACGCAACAGCTACTTAGCTTCTCAGAATTTTTACAGAAGCATGTATTAGCAAAAGATAACAGAGTTGGATATTTGGCTCAACATCAACTTTTCGAACAG GTTCCCGAATTGAAAGACGATTTCACGATACCTGAATATTGCAATTTTACAGACAACGACGAAGTGGAACCACCAGATATAAATGCATGGTTTGGGCCTGGTGGAACCATATCGCCTCTGCACTTTGATCCGAAAAATAATCTTCTGTGTCAG GTATTCGGATATAAAAAGGTCATTCTGTATTCTCCAGAGGACTCGCCTAATCTGTATCCATACGATACACGATTACTTAACAACACCGCACAAGTAGATCCTCTGAATCCAGATTACAAGAAGTGGCCGAATTTTATCAATGCCAAAGGTTTTATGGCGTATTTGAAACCAAGCGACATACTCTTTATACCTCCAAAGTGGTGGCATCATGTATCCGCATTAACTCCAAGCTTTTCaattagcttttggtggaattGA
- the Alg14 gene encoding ALG14, UDP-N-acetylglucosaminyltransferase subunit translates to MYATYCTYAFVTACLVIVTRICFLLFFPYQLGQRKIVRVDAAKTMIILGSGGHTGEMMRVLENLDFKNYSPRIYVQADTDELSTLKVEHLEENNTDYKVIKIRRSREIHQSYYTSVYTTTHATLQSIPVLWRERPDLLLCNGPGTCVPLCLVAFLFKAFYITNTTIVFIESFCRVKSLSLTGRMLYYIVDYLIVQWPYLKSMYKKTLYL, encoded by the coding sequence ATGTACGCAACATACTGTACTTATGCTTTCGTAACTGCCTGTCTTGTAATCGTCACAAGAATatgttttttgttattttttccgtATCAGCTGGGGCAAAGAAAGATCGTTCGGGTTGATGCTGCTAAAACTATGATAATATTAGGGTCCGGTGGACACACCGGAGAAATGATGAGAGTTCTTGAAAATCTagactttaaaaattattcgccgAGAATATATGTACAGGCTGACACGGATGAGCTCAGTACTTTGAAAGTTGAACACTTGGAAGAGAATAATACAGACtataaagtaataaaaattCGCAGGAGCCGAGAAATTCATCAATCGTACTACACGTCTGTTTATACTACTACCCATGCAACATTGCAGTCGATTCCTGTTTTATGGAGAGAGCGCCCGGATCTACTCCTGTGCAATGGTCCAGGCACTTGCGTCCCTTTGTGTCTCGTAGCATTTCTCTTCAAAGCGTTCTATATCACAAACACTACTATAGTGTTTATCGAAAGTTTCTGCAGAGTTAAATCGTTATCTTTAACAGGCAGAATGTTGTATTATATAGTTGACTACTTAATTGTACAGTGGCCATATTTAAAATCAATGTATAAAAAGACGCTTTACTTATGA
- the LOC143371286 gene encoding uncharacterized protein LOC143371286, giving the protein MTKIAKQHCKDRVESRDSKVSNINGLRNNGKPKRNLKMFKHKDYLYGNEIRDRVFITARQEDSSNSKEKCSENRVTSVRKGKETVQKYLPVYDTELNTSAPKQNGNKVNSNCKEIVPSNSNKRLSSVSESTKGKAKSISCDLCTDSFSSKKALHHHKKKVHISGIAIELRRKGTVNAVERARSKTPKKQKEEEVMHTESQEKVLEYFQEERTTDEARMNLNLMNRTHMVISKQTGVTTLEKKRRSSVTRIQTSLHTNGTQLNEQESKVVSTTEIEENVVESKVHKSARRKRRTEVERIISEGNGMGFSDFYKKTFTDDTILQDRVSKSGGTSSMRPLENRVRTRSMTRLKKLGESLKDVSHVTSASHAPEAKAINSESINSQSLNKSRKSISEFSFKSCDNKGNVDDTVIPRIIQVERKTVFERNLQTTTHVHSTSNALSCNLFDSTFPPNETLNKHRNEGHAPRKRSLKRENSKNVGRTALQPNSPTLVDMQIQKEDKYQINKSVTVVKSTKSVPKEIKEPEILKLGRNVQVNETNQQEGCDISQQHEHCAIETMKNKYFGEAVKRRGSGNSSKLDIVRADKNNSEVNRDVAIPENFTTNKQLTISLTKVENFPSSELLQMIRNPYCITNGRGSEGKRKVYRTKDIVQVQCSVRKLYENTQIKTDEGISVKNKSLRYESHSEDNLFGKKVKKQIVSIHQYNEETLEEKISENGSLSPQINDKPDKYGLPSCNEVSKTATLQNDISKLENIVNFFLEHKKKSMNGKAKRRSRRSNLKTLEEYRVRRSVAMCTTSTHNGHTFTM; this is encoded by the exons ATGACGAAGATCGCCAAACAACACTGTAAGGATCGAGTGGAATCCAGGGACAGCAAGGTATCGAATATCAATGGTCTTAGGAATAATGGAAAACCAAAGAGGAATTTAAAGATGTTCAAACATAAAGATTATCTTTATGGTAATGAAATTCGTGACAGAGTGTTTATAACTGCGAGGCAAGAGGACTCTTCGAATTCAAAGGAGAAATGTTCAGAAAATAGAGTTACGTCTGTACGAAAGGGGAAAGAAACGGTGCAGAAATATCTACCTGTTTACGATACGGAATTAAATACTTCCGCCCCAAAGCAAAATGGGAACAAAGTTAATTCAAACTGCAAAGAAATTGTTCCGAGTAATTCTAACAAAAGACTGAGTAGCGTTTCGGAGTCGACTAAAGGGAAAGCTAAGTCGATCAGTTGTGATTTATGTACCGATTCTTTCTCCAGCAAAAAAGCATTGCATCATCATAAAAAGAAAGTTCATATAAGTGGAATAGCTATAGAGTTAAGGCGAAAGGGTACGGTAAATGCAGTAGAAAGGGCTAGAAGTAAAACTCCCAAAAAGCAGAAGGAGGAGGAAGTGATGCACACAGAATCTCAAGAGaaagtactcgaatatttcCAAGAGGAGCGTACAACCGACGAAGCCCGAATGAATCTGAATTTGATGAATAGAACGCACATGGTTATCTCGAAGCAGACGGGTGTAACGACTTTAGAGAAAAAACGTAGGAGTAGTGTAACAAGAATACAAACGTCCTTGCACACCAATGGGACGCAATTGAACGAACAGGAGTCTAAAGTCGTGAGCACTACAGAGATCGAAGAAAATGTCGTAGAAAGTAAAGTGCACAAAAGTgcaaggagaaaaaggagaactGAGGTCGAGCGAATTATTAGCGAAGGGAACGGAATGGGTTTCTCCGATTTTTATAAGAAGACTTTTACGGACGATACAATTCTACAGGATCGTGTAAGTAAATCGGGGGGGACTAGTTCGATGCGTCCATTGGAAAACCGTGTAAGAACAAGGTCTATGACTAGGCTAAAAAAACTCGGGGAATCGCTAAAAGATGTAAGCCATGTTACTTCAGCCTCGCATGCTCCAGAAGCAAAAGCCATAAATTCAGAGTCTATTAATAGTCAAAGTTTAAACAAATCCAGGAAAAGTATatctgaattctcttttaaaaGCTGTGATAATAAAGGAAACGTAGATGATACTGTTATACCACGCATAATTCAAGTCGAACGTAAAACAGTATTTGAGCGTAATTTGCAAACGACAACGCACGTTCATTCTACATCTAATGCGTTGTCTTGTAATTTATTCGATAGTACTTTCCCCCCTAATGAAACATTAAATAAACATCGGAACGAGGGTCACGCACCGCGTAAAAGATCTTTGAAGCGAGAAAACAGTAAAAATGTTGGGCGGACTGCTTTACAACCCAATTCTCCGACACTGGTTGATATGCAGATTCAAAAGGAAGACAAATATCAAATTAATAAGTCCGTTACGGTTGTGAAGTCAACGAAAAGCGTTCCCAAGGAAATAAAGGAACCGGAAATTCTGAAACTGGGACGCAATGTTCAAGTAAATGAAACGAACCAGCAAGAAGGGTGCGATATATCGCAGCAACATGAACATTGTGCCATtgaaacaatgaaaaataaatattttggagAAGcagtaaaaagaagaggctccgGGAACTCTTCTAAGCTTGATATAGTCCGAGCAGATAAAAATAATAGCGAAGTAAACAGAGACGTAGCGATACCTGAGAATTTTACGACCAACAAACAATTGACGATATCTTTAACTAAAGTGGAAAACTTCCCTTCGTCCGAATTATTGCAAATGATAAGAAATCCATACTGTATTACGAACGGAAGGGGGAGTGAAGGGAAACGGAAAGTATATCGGACGAAAGATATCGTGCAAGTGCAATGTTCCGTGCGTAAGTTGTATGAAAATACTCAGATAAAGACCGATGAAGGAATTAGTGTGAAGAACAAAAGTTTAAGATACGAGAGTCACAGCGAAGATAATTTATTTGGGAAGAAGGTGAAGAAACAGATCGTCTCGATACATCAATATAACGAAGAAACGTTAGAGGAGAAGATATCAGAAAATGGAAGCTTAAGTCCACAGATAAATGACAAACCAGATAAATATGGACTGCCTTCGTGCAACGAAGTTAGTAAGACGGCGACATTGCAAAATGATATATCCAAATTGGAGAATATTGTGAACTTTTTCCTGGAGCATAAAAAAAAGTCGATGAACGGGAAAGCGAAACGAAGATCTAGGCGTAGCAATTTGAAAACGTTAGAAGAATATAGAGTAAGAAGAAGCGTGGCGATGTGCACCACTT CAACACATAATGGACATACATTTACAATGTAA
- the LOC143371311 gene encoding uncharacterized protein LOC143371311, whose amino-acid sequence MEELSERREGKVEMVCNTLEANQENLSCTEKSVPDTDTLEQATQQAGVNTSLDKNQSPSVIVENPSPSRTKVKRKARSTRRKLNAMINNTSLHFSDSDSEGELTAINSHVRVSSHSSDAQQGPVISVIPDVVEAENELDPISNLLSPDVDTSRRNSFVENLTDVDEIYASETEAEQKENQTLKVAESPCQGDTDLEDFEGDDEVQTTIYVEPRSDIFYDYSGETIMTKEGDGPFSVEIRNKMYREEIPLNKLCSTTPDIMVVTNTDTDEEDMNVSDEEDLPEACYSQKEILEDLDVLTASQIIMRNINKMENMLTVKDISEEGASDCHTDVEDVDQIE is encoded by the coding sequence ATGGAGGAGTTGAGTGAGCGACGCGAAGGAAAAGTGGAGATGGTGTGTAATACTTTGGAGGCAAACCAAGAGAATCTATCATGCACGGAGAAATCCGTGCCAGATACAGATACCTTAGAGCAAGCTACTCAACAGGCAGGGGTAAATACGAGTCTGGATAAAAATCAATCGCCGTCGGTGATTGTCGAAAACCCAAGCCCATCGAGAACGAAAGTGAAGCGTAAAGCGAGGTCGACGCGAAGGAAGCTTAATGCGATGATCAATAACACGTCGTTACATTTCTCTGACAGTGATTCTGAAGGAGAGTTGACGGCGATCAATTCTCATGTTCGAGTATCGAGTCATTCATCGGACGCTCAGCAAGGGCCAGTGATCTCTGTGATACCAGATGTCGTGGAGGCTGAGAATGAGCTCGATCCAATTTCGAATCTTCTTTCCCCGGACGTGGACACCTCTCGGCGCAATAGCTTTGTCGAAAATCTCACAGACGTCGACGAGATTTATGCGAGTGAAACGGAGGCCGAGCAGAAGGAGAATCAGACTCTTAAGGTCGCTGAGAGCCCTTGCCAAGGTGACACGGATCTCGAGGACTTCGAGGGTGACGACGAAGTTCAGACGACGATTTATGTGGAGCCGAGGTCCGATATATTCTACGACTATAGCGGAGAGACTATAATGACCAAAGAAGGCGACGGACCGTTTTCCGTAGAGATAAGAAATAAAATGTACCGCGAGGAGATCCCACTGAACAAGTTGTGTAGTACCACGCCAGATATTATGGTCGTGACTAACACCGATACCGACGAAGAGGATATGAACGTATCCGATGAGGAGGACTTACCGGAAGCCTGTTACAGTCAGAAGGAGATACTCGAAGACTTGGACGTTCTTACAGCGTCTCAGATTATTAtgagaaatattaataagatGGAAAATATGTTAACGGTTAAGGATATTAGCGAAGAGGGGGCTAGCGATTGTCACACTGATGTTGAGGATGTTGATCAAATTGAGTAG